In a genomic window of Streptomyces noursei ATCC 11455:
- a CDS encoding TetR/AcrR family transcriptional regulator, whose translation MPPTDPEPEGASPPTRRRPGGRTARIRRQVLDAVLAELGEHGYDGLTTDTVAARAGVHRTTVYRRWGDVGGLLADVLDAASDDDWQPPDTGSLEADLTALNQEIQTALTARPPIVTALIAASFRSEKAAHAQQRLWEDRYARCEIVVGRAVRRGELPPHTDARRLLIAATAPLYHHLVLLRTPLDPQLPGQAARTAALAAGAGAFAEPPSAGDT comes from the coding sequence ATGCCCCCCACCGACCCAGAACCAGAAGGCGCCAGCCCGCCGACCCGGCGCCGCCCGGGCGGCCGCACCGCCCGCATTCGTCGACAGGTGCTCGACGCGGTCCTCGCCGAGCTCGGCGAACACGGCTACGACGGGCTCACCACCGACACCGTCGCCGCCCGCGCCGGCGTGCACCGCACCACGGTGTACCGGCGCTGGGGCGACGTCGGCGGCCTGCTCGCCGACGTCCTCGACGCGGCGAGCGACGATGACTGGCAACCACCGGACACCGGCTCGTTGGAAGCCGACCTGACCGCACTGAACCAGGAGATCCAGACAGCCCTGACCGCCCGACCGCCGATCGTGACCGCACTGATCGCCGCCTCGTTCCGCTCCGAGAAGGCCGCCCACGCCCAACAGCGGCTCTGGGAGGACCGGTACGCGCGCTGCGAGATCGTCGTCGGCAGGGCCGTCCGGCGCGGCGAACTCCCGCCGCACACCGACGCTCGGCGGCTGCTCATCGCCGCCACCGCACCGCTGTACCACCACCTGGTGCTGCTGCGCACCCCCCTCGACCCGCAACTGCCCGGCCAGGCGGCCAGAACCGCCGCCCTCGCCGCAGGTGCCGGTGCCTTCGCCGAGCCCCCGTCGGCGGGCGACACCTGA
- a CDS encoding SDR family oxidoreductase, producing the protein MTTPKTVLITGTSSGIGLAAAVATARAGWTTIATMRDTAKGEALLRAAAEHGVAGRIQVKRLDVVDHATIAACLDEVIAEHGHLDALVNNAGAAQLGTIEQGSVDDVRTAMEVNFFGVVATTRAALPHLRASRGRVITVTSVGGVVGQPFNEAYCAAKFAVEGFMESLAPVAATVGVDVAVVEPGAVASEFVANLGLDVDALLTAAGPYAPALQAYIARTQQSFGNAQTPAEAAAPIVEALTGDRPAFRIQTSAWAREFVGTKLADCDGSAVQDVTGTWVR; encoded by the coding sequence ATGACCACCCCCAAGACCGTCCTGATCACCGGCACGTCCTCCGGCATCGGCCTGGCCGCCGCCGTCGCGACCGCCCGGGCCGGCTGGACCACCATCGCCACCATGCGCGACACCGCCAAGGGGGAGGCCCTGCTGCGGGCCGCCGCCGAGCACGGGGTCGCCGGCCGCATCCAGGTCAAGCGCCTGGACGTGGTCGATCACGCAACCATCGCCGCCTGCCTGGACGAGGTGATCGCCGAGCACGGCCACCTCGACGCACTGGTCAACAACGCCGGCGCCGCCCAGCTCGGCACCATCGAACAGGGCAGCGTCGACGACGTGCGCACCGCCATGGAGGTCAACTTCTTCGGCGTGGTGGCCACCACCCGCGCCGCACTCCCCCACCTGCGGGCCTCCCGGGGCCGCGTGATCACCGTCACCAGCGTGGGCGGCGTCGTGGGCCAGCCCTTCAACGAGGCGTACTGCGCGGCCAAGTTCGCCGTCGAGGGCTTCATGGAGTCCCTCGCCCCCGTCGCCGCCACCGTCGGCGTCGATGTCGCCGTGGTCGAACCGGGCGCGGTGGCCAGTGAGTTCGTCGCCAACCTCGGCCTGGACGTCGACGCCCTGCTCACCGCGGCCGGGCCCTACGCTCCCGCCCTCCAGGCGTACATCGCCCGTACCCAGCAGTCCTTCGGCAACGCCCAGACACCGGCCGAGGCCGCCGCCCCGATCGTCGAGGCCCTGACCGGCGACCGCCCGGCCTTCCGGATCCAGACCTCCGCATGGGCCCGCGAGTTCGTCGGCACCAAGCTCGCCGACTGCGACGGCTCGGCCGTTCAGGACGTCACCGGCACCTGGGTCCGCTGA
- a CDS encoding TetR/AcrR family transcriptional regulator: MTAHPSPLRADARRNRERILEAAVRAFSEKGADVPLDAIAKAAGVGSGTLYRHFPTREALVEAAYRNELARVCDSVTQLLADFPPDRAMRLWMDKFIDYLAAKQGMAEALRAAVASGADPFAESLDRLTTALSDLLHAGAEAGLLRADIDPLDVGLSLSGVALVTGAPDQRERAGRLLDLLLDGLRYGTHR, encoded by the coding sequence GTGACCGCCCACCCGAGCCCGCTGCGCGCCGATGCCCGCCGTAACCGGGAGCGCATCCTGGAAGCCGCCGTCCGCGCCTTCTCCGAGAAGGGAGCGGACGTCCCGCTCGACGCGATCGCCAAGGCCGCGGGCGTCGGCTCCGGCACCCTCTACCGTCACTTCCCCACGCGAGAGGCGCTGGTCGAGGCGGCCTACCGCAACGAGCTGGCTCGGGTCTGCGACAGCGTCACGCAACTACTGGCCGACTTCCCGCCCGATCGGGCGATGCGCCTGTGGATGGACAAGTTCATCGACTACCTGGCCGCCAAACAGGGCATGGCGGAAGCCCTGCGGGCCGCGGTCGCCTCCGGCGCGGACCCCTTCGCCGAGTCGCTCGACAGGCTCACCACCGCGCTCAGCGACCTGCTGCACGCCGGCGCCGAGGCCGGTCTCCTGCGCGCCGACATCGACCCCCTCGACGTCGGCCTCAGCCTCTCCGGCGTCGCACTGGTCACCGGCGCTCCCGACCAACGTGAACGGGCCGGCCGCCTCCTCGACCTGCTCCTCGACGGCCTTCGCTACGGGACACACCGGTAG
- a CDS encoding FAD-dependent oxidoreductase — MNQRHHHRPEPGDTGAPEADRGRLRALLLNSLTPGTVRWGHSVDRAVPLADGTVRLAFTHGTVEEFALVVGADGAWSQVRAPLLGMSEGFDEGLCDLMRHNDGAFVNRPVFVLPVPHAWNRVPRASATPSPPAWPARAPMSASTAAARSASRTPSAP; from the coding sequence ATGAACCAGCGGCACCACCACCGGCCCGAGCCCGGCGACACCGGTGCCCCGGAGGCCGACCGAGGACGGCTGCGCGCCCTCCTGCTCAACTCGCTCACCCCGGGCACCGTGCGTTGGGGCCACTCGGTCGACCGGGCCGTCCCGCTGGCCGACGGCACCGTCCGCCTGGCATTCACCCACGGCACCGTCGAGGAGTTCGCCCTGGTCGTCGGTGCGGACGGTGCCTGGTCGCAGGTGCGCGCCCCTCTGCTGGGCATGTCCGAGGGCTTCGACGAGGGCCTGTGCGATCTGATGCGCCACAACGACGGCGCGTTCGTCAACCGGCCCGTGTTCGTCCTCCCGGTCCCGCACGCCTGGAACCGCGTCCCCAGGGCATCGGCCACGCCATCGCCACCGGCCTGGCCCGCGCGGGCGCCCATGTCGGCGTCAACGGCCGCGGCGAGGAGCGCGTCGCGGACGCCGTCCGCACCGTGA
- a CDS encoding SDR family oxidoreductase, translated as MGHAIATGLARAGAHVGVNGRGEERVADAVRTVSADSGSDDVIGAVGDLATERGTAAVLEAVPTVDILRELVGDELPWDEAQHAFMVKYRPQSLLQRLIEPEGIANLVVYLASPRASATTGGAVRVDGGYVDSILP; from the coding sequence ATCGGCCACGCCATCGCCACCGGCCTGGCCCGCGCGGGCGCCCATGTCGGCGTCAACGGCCGCGGCGAGGAGCGCGTCGCGGACGCCGTCCGCACCGTGAGCGCCGACTCCGGCAGTGACGACGTCATCGGCGCCGTGGGCGACCTGGCGACGGAGCGGGGCACCGCTGCCGTGCTGGAGGCCGTGCCCACGGTCGACATCCTCCGCGAACTCGTCGGCGACGAGCTGCCCTGGGACGAGGCGCAGCATGCGTTCATGGTCAAGTACCGCCCGCAGTCCCTGCTGCAGCGCCTCATCGAGCCCGAGGGGATCGCCAACCTGGTCGTCTACCTCGCCTCGCCCCGCGCCTCCGCCACCACCGGCGGCGCGGTGCGCGTCGACGGCGGCTATGTCGACTCCATCTTGCCCTGA
- a CDS encoding ABC transporter ATP-binding protein, which produces MAPDELFALDQVTVRRGRAVLLDEVTCRLSAGVCTALMGPSGAGKSTLLRLLNRLEEPTAGQVRLHGRPLPDGDVLALRRRVGLVGQQPVLLTDHVPDELRVGRPDLTEGQARTLLEQVGLPAAMLTRQTAGLSGGEAQRLCLARALAVGPEVLLLDEPTSALDAASAKAVERTVRRLVAAGLTVILASHNIAQARRIADEVLVLRAGKPVAHGAAADIDYLKEES; this is translated from the coding sequence ATGGCCCCAGACGAGCTGTTCGCGCTGGATCAGGTGACCGTGCGGCGTGGTCGTGCGGTGCTGCTGGACGAGGTGACCTGCCGGCTCTCCGCGGGGGTGTGCACCGCGCTGATGGGGCCGTCCGGGGCGGGCAAGTCCACCCTGCTGCGGCTGCTCAACCGGCTGGAGGAACCCACCGCCGGCCAGGTGCGCCTGCACGGCCGCCCCCTCCCCGACGGTGACGTCCTCGCCCTGCGGCGCCGGGTCGGGCTGGTCGGACAGCAGCCGGTCCTGCTCACCGACCACGTCCCGGACGAACTGCGCGTGGGCCGCCCCGACCTGACCGAAGGCCAGGCGCGGACGCTGCTGGAGCAGGTCGGCCTGCCCGCCGCCATGCTCACCCGCCAGACGGCCGGGCTGTCCGGCGGCGAGGCCCAACGCCTCTGCCTGGCCAGGGCGCTCGCGGTCGGCCCCGAGGTGCTGCTGCTGGACGAACCCACCTCCGCGCTGGACGCGGCCAGCGCCAAAGCCGTCGAGCGAACGGTGCGCCGCCTGGTGGCCGCAGGGCTGACCGTCATCCTGGCCAGCCACAACATCGCGCAGGCCCGCCGGATCGCCGACGAGGTCCTGGTGCTGCGGGCCGGGAAACCGGTGGCCCACGGAGCCGCCGCGGACATCGACTACCTCAAGGAGGAGTCATGA
- a CDS encoding ABC transporter permease: protein MNPAVPTWAGVAASAALVLLAVAVAWHGRLRLARDIAIAAIRAGAQLAAVGAVLLLVFQHTGLVGAGGWLALMVLVAGQVAARRARGLPRALPIATAAIAAGAAATLGALLALGVIAAQARVVIPVGGMVVSGAMQATALVLIRLRDEARTARPAIEARLSLGLPATDAFAPYLRTTLRTALIPAVDSTKTVGLISLPGAMTGLILAGVDPFTAIRYQIVVMYMLLAAAALASLTAGRLAEHALFDDAQRLRPLTTEPRRERA, encoded by the coding sequence ATGAACCCCGCCGTCCCCACCTGGGCCGGAGTCGCCGCTTCGGCCGCACTGGTCCTGCTGGCCGTGGCGGTGGCCTGGCACGGTCGGCTGCGCCTGGCCCGTGACATCGCCATCGCCGCGATCCGTGCCGGCGCCCAACTGGCCGCCGTGGGAGCCGTGTTGCTGCTGGTCTTCCAGCATACCGGTCTGGTCGGGGCGGGCGGCTGGCTCGCCCTGATGGTGCTCGTCGCCGGCCAGGTCGCCGCCCGCCGCGCCCGGGGCCTGCCCCGCGCACTGCCCATCGCCACCGCCGCTATCGCCGCCGGGGCCGCCGCGACGCTCGGCGCCCTGCTCGCCCTCGGCGTGATCGCCGCCCAGGCCCGGGTGGTGATCCCCGTCGGGGGCATGGTCGTCTCCGGCGCCATGCAGGCCACCGCACTGGTCCTGATCCGCCTGCGGGACGAAGCCCGCACCGCGCGGCCGGCCATCGAGGCCCGCCTCTCCCTCGGACTGCCGGCGACCGACGCCTTCGCGCCCTACCTGCGCACCACCCTGCGCACCGCGCTGATCCCGGCCGTCGACTCCACCAAGACCGTCGGCCTGATCAGCCTGCCCGGCGCGATGACCGGCCTCATCCTCGCCGGCGTCGACCCCTTCACCGCCATCCGCTACCAGATCGTCGTGATGTACATGCTGCTCGCCGCAGCCGCCCTCGCCTCGCTCACCGCCGGCCGCCTGGCCGAACACGCCCTGTTCGACGACGCCCAGCGGCTGCGCCCGCTCACCACCGAACCCCGGCGGGAACGCGCATGA